One [Clostridium] saccharolyticum WM1 DNA segment encodes these proteins:
- a CDS encoding zinc dependent phospholipase C family protein, with translation MPGFTTHYLLGVRVYNDMPGSALKRIISKYRWLYQLGLQGPDIFFYNIPILRHRDYRNVGSYMHENHVHDFFVSCLNHLSQIESRQQREQAISYMSGYFCHYIGDSICHPYVYGRIDYDVKNSGNFHHGLHAMLENDIDALLLMKYKKKKPSQFNQAATICLNGQELQFISGFLSACINEAYYPLNYRNNFRVTSPMVSRSILAMRLGCRTLADPSSRKKNSIEFMESLFLRTPLASRKLVTDIPPDPVVTMNLNHETWCNPWNRRLASQASFPELFHQSMAKCSDVFYLLNEELSSTVPLNNLDHNKLLKELGNYSFHSGLSVEP, from the coding sequence ATGCCGGGTTTTACCACTCACTATCTGCTGGGAGTCAGGGTTTATAATGACATGCCAGGCAGCGCTTTAAAGCGTATAATCTCCAAATACCGCTGGCTTTATCAGCTTGGCCTTCAGGGACCGGATATATTCTTTTACAATATACCGATTCTCCGCCACAGGGATTACAGAAACGTTGGTTCTTATATGCACGAAAATCACGTGCATGATTTTTTTGTTTCCTGTTTAAACCACTTGTCCCAAATTGAATCCCGGCAGCAAAGAGAGCAGGCCATATCTTATATGAGTGGTTACTTCTGCCATTACATCGGAGACTCCATCTGCCACCCTTACGTATACGGCAGGATCGATTATGACGTGAAAAATTCAGGCAATTTTCACCACGGCCTTCATGCCATGCTGGAAAATGACATTGATGCACTGCTTTTGATGAAGTACAAGAAGAAAAAGCCATCCCAGTTCAATCAGGCGGCCACCATTTGCTTAAACGGCCAGGAGCTGCAGTTTATCTCCGGATTTTTGTCTGCATGCATTAATGAGGCCTATTACCCATTGAATTACAGGAATAATTTCCGGGTAACTTCCCCTATGGTATCCCGCTCCATACTGGCCATGCGCTTAGGCTGCCGGACGCTTGCAGATCCTTCCAGCCGCAAGAAAAACAGCATTGAATTTATGGAATCTCTTTTTCTCCGTACGCCTCTTGCTTCCCGGAAGCTGGTAACAGACATTCCTCCTGATCCTGTGGTTACCATGAATTTAAACCATGAAACCTGGTGCAATCCCTGGAACCGCCGCCTGGCATCCCAGGCCTCCTTTCCGGAGCTTTTCCATCAGTCCATGGCAAAATGCAGTGACGTGTTCTATCTGCTCAATGAGGAGCTGTCCTCCACGGTTCCCTTAAACAATCTGGACCACAATAAGCTTTTAAAGGAGCTTGGCAATTATTCCTTCCACAGCGGACTATCGGTTGAGCCTTAA